In the Anastrepha obliqua isolate idAnaObli1 chromosome 1, idAnaObli1_1.0, whole genome shotgun sequence genome, one interval contains:
- the LOC129240090 gene encoding importin-13 isoform X2, with amino-acid sequence MKYWHEVPFENHEELKQKIFEKIIQFAGGPKLVLNRLCIALSALIVHMIGEWSTAIEDVINTFQNQQIPNVNKEMQLWIMLEVLQAIPEEMQAIFTSVKRTTLRAEVAKRAPLVMKTTEAYLSMQLERAWDSECFSNMTRAVKCVGTWVKIIGFSIESCQNISAILLRVTNKCYWPCVQDPDGDGCMSADENELAETCLKTLLSIIIQPDCNAYPKTAFILIKMFLDSLCDITKMEWKRDNNNEDIVVNIYTLFVSAVERHSQLLLSGITTTDPELSALYGRLVNEILQCTDKPGIYPVEESCSSMAMGFWYLLQDEVFAMHNEEERIKCWEYIKPLYAHLTRILVRKSEQPDENSIDKWTSDDLESFRCYRQDISDTFMYCYDVLHEYILDILATVLDEIIAELQTNPTQWTKLEACIYSFQSVAEHFGAEESKQIPKLMRVLSEIPYNKMNEKLLGTALETVGSYCQWLKENPTFIPPAIELLVRGLNSAMAAQATLGLKELCCVCQLQMKPFAEPLLNACQVSLSSGQMKNSDCVRLMYSVGKLMSLLSADTIPNYLDIIVSPCFEELQAICQNESKTPASRVRTIFRLNMISTLFSSLNTHLDEDQVEDLENLQPVLIVMQKTMPIFRQIAELWVEELDVLETACTALQHAIINLKSSFRPMLQDLCCFIVAIFQTRCCAPTLEISKTAIIIFYKDEGCKALMQQLLMEFVIHSFKLFESTEEAAFSNIADTIEMFYACLMQIIKKLPQALDDEAIAYDKLIYYALKAMALPENGPIRTSVQFISHFVLQSRNYARMTQAVLNSGEEILRTAVLCVGCITPRQQVEKFADIFMAINKKYPAELVAWLKAVMYLPGFPTQLVDADEKAKFAGLIIREKVNKRLLQKHLSDFAIKARGLTDKFQ; translated from the exons TTCCAGAAGAG ATGCAGGCAATTTTCACGTCAGTCAAAAGAACCACATTGCGTGCTGAAGTGGCCAAACGTGCACCGTTGGTAATGAAGACGACAGAAGCATATTTGAGCATGCAATTAGAACGTGCTTGGGATAGCGAATGTTTTAGCAACATGACACGCGCTGTGAAATGTGTTGGCACTTGGGTGAA AATTATTGGTTTCTCAATTGAGAGTTGTCAAAATAtttcggcaattctgcttagAGTGACTAATAAATGTTACTGGCCTTGTGTCCAGGATCCGGATGGGGATGGGTGCATGTCTGCCGATGAAAACGAATTAGCCGAGACGTGCCTAAAAACATTACTTAGCATAATTATACAACCAGACTGCAATGCTTATCCTAAAACGGCTTTTATACTTATTAAAATGTTCTTGGATTCACTATGCGATATCACGAAAATGGAATGGAAGCGTGATAACAACAATGAAGATATTGTAGTCAATATTTACACACTTTTCGTATCCGCCGTGGAAAGGCATTCGCAGCTGCTGTTGAGTGGAATAACTACGACAGACCCCGAACTTTCGGCCCTTTATGGACGGCttgttaatgaaattttacaatgcacaGATAAGCCGGGAATTTACCCCGTCGAAGAGTCGTGTAGTAGCATGGCTATGGGTTTTTGGTACTTATTGCAGGATGAGGTTTTTGCTATGCACAACGAAGAGGAACGCATAAAGTGTTGGGAATATATAAAACCACTGTACGCACACCTAACGCGAATATTGGTGCGTAAATCGGAACAACCGGACGAAAACTCAATTGACAAATGGACATCGGATGATTTGGAAAGTTTCCGTTGCtatcgccaagatatttcgGACACATTT atgTATTGCTATGATGTGCTGCATGAATACATACTCGACATACTTGCCACGGTACTAGATGAGATTATCGCTGAACTGCAAACGAATCCTACACAATGGACAAAATTAGAGGCCTGCATTTATTCATTTCAATCGGTAGCAGAGCATTTTGGAGCTGAGGAATCTAAACAGATACCGAAACTGATGCGCGTTCTCTCAGAAATTccatataataaaatgaatgaaaaactgCTTGGAACCGCTCTTGAGACTGTAGGCTCATACTGTCAGTGGTTAAAAGAGAATCCAACCTTTATACCCCCCGCTATAGAGTTGTTGGTGCGAGGATTAAACTCGGCTATGGCTGCGCAAGCTACCCTGGGACTTAAAGAGCTTTGCTGTGTATGCCAACTTCAAATGAAACCATTTGCGGAACCGCTTTTGAATGCTTGCCAAGTCTCACTGTCTTCAGGTCAGATGAAGAATTCGGATTGTGTGCGTTTGATGTATAGTGTGGGCAAGCTGATGAGTCTGCTTTCCGCTGATACTATACCCAACTATTTGGATATCATAGTGAGCCCATGCTTTGAAGAGCTACAGGCCATTTGCCAGAATGAGAGC AAAACCCCAGCATCGCGCGTACGTACAATTTTTCGCCTGAACATGATATCTACATTATTTTCTTCGCTAAATACGCATTTAGATGAGGATCAAGTTGAAGATCTGGAAAACTTGCAACCCGTGCTGATTGTGATGCAAAAAACAATGCCCATATTTCGGCAAATCGCAGAACTTTGGGTGGAAGAATTGGATGTGCTCGAG ACTGCTTGTACTGCTTTGCAACATGCAATTATCAATCTCAAATCGAGTTTCCGGCCAATGCTGCAAGacctttgttgttttattgtagCTATTTTCCAAACCCGCTGTTGTGCACCAACGTTGGAGATATCAAAAACG GCTATTATAATCTTCTACAAGGACGAAGGGTGTAAGGCATTGATGCAACAACTTTTGATGGAATTTGTAATTCATAGTTTCAAATTGTTCGAA TCGACAGAGGAAGCCGCTTTCTCGAATATCGCTGACACAATAGAAATGTTTTACGCCTGTCTTATGCAGATTATAAAGAAGTTGCCACAAGCGCTCGATGACGAAGCGATTGCTTATGATAAACTTATATACTATGCGTTGAAAGCAATGGCTCTGCCCGAAAATGGTCCCATTCGCACCAGTGTGCAGTTCATCTCACATTTTGTATTGCAGTCGCGCAACTATGCGCGCATGACACAGGCAGTGTTAAACTCAGGCGAGGAGATTCTCCGCACTGCGGTGCTGTGTGTCGGTTGTATCACACCACGACAACAAGTGGAAAAATTCGCTGATATTTTCATGGCAATCAATAAGAAATATCCTGCTGAATTGGTTGCTTGGCTGAAGGCTGTAATGTATTTACCCGGTTTTCCTACACAACTGGTCGACGCTGATGAGAAAGCGAAATTCGCTGGCCTAATCATAAG GGAGAAAGTCAATAAGCGTTTGCTGCAAAAACATCTCAGCGACTTCGCTATAAAAGCGCGAGGCCTAACTGATAAATTTCAGTAA